The following are from one region of the Orenia metallireducens genome:
- a CDS encoding peptidylprolyl isomerase, translating into MSEDKILAQVNGEVITQEDINMVIKNANPQQAQQLHTEQGRQRLLNELINQKLFYLDALEQGLEESKEFKESLQRVRNNLLSQFAIKNLLEKVAVDDNEIEEFYNQNKDRFKKPESVQASHILVKEEKKAEEILNQLKEGLAFAEAVKKYSTCPSKARGGDLGDFTRGKMVPEFEQAAFAMEEGEVSNEPVKTQFGYHIIKVTAKNEAASSPLEEVKAQVEQQLVSMKQNKLYQDKTEELKEKYTVTINE; encoded by the coding sequence ATGTCAGAAGATAAGATTTTAGCACAGGTCAATGGAGAAGTAATCACACAAGAGGATATTAATATGGTTATTAAAAATGCAAATCCTCAACAGGCACAGCAACTACATACAGAGCAAGGTCGTCAACGTCTATTAAATGAATTAATAAATCAAAAATTATTTTACCTAGATGCTCTTGAGCAAGGTTTAGAAGAGAGTAAAGAATTTAAGGAGAGCCTTCAGAGGGTACGCAATAACCTATTAAGCCAATTTGCTATTAAGAATCTTTTAGAGAAAGTAGCTGTAGATGATAATGAAATAGAAGAGTTTTATAATCAGAATAAGGATAGATTTAAGAAGCCAGAAAGTGTACAAGCAAGCCACATTCTTGTTAAGGAAGAAAAGAAAGCAGAAGAGATTTTAAATCAGTTAAAAGAAGGTCTTGCATTTGCTGAAGCAGTTAAGAAATACTCTACTTGTCCTTCTAAGGCTAGAGGAGGAGACTTAGGTGACTTTACAAGAGGTAAGATGGTGCCTGAGTTTGAACAAGCAGCCTTTGCCATGGAAGAAGGAGAAGTTAGTAATGAACCTGTTAAGACTCAATTTGGTTATCATATTATTAAGGTTACAGCTAAAAATGAAGCTGCTAGTAGCCCTTTAGAAGAGGTTAAAGCTCAGGTTGAGCAGCAATTAGTATCAATGAAGCAGAATAAGCTTTATCAAGATAAGACAGAAGAATTAAAAGAGAAATATACTGTAACAATTAATGAGTAA